One uncultured Caproiciproducens sp. DNA segment encodes these proteins:
- a CDS encoding A24 family peptidase, which produces MLGNEIALQAVFFLVLLLTVSVIDLRTRTIPDTIKALITLTAFCVFEPWNLLGIFAALPFLLAAVFCGGMGGGDIKLMAACGVVLGLPYGLFAEILGLFMMLGFYATYCCIQKIRKAEIMKSFPLAPFLSIGCTIAYFIKLEGLSL; this is translated from the coding sequence ATGCTGGGTAATGAGATCGCTTTACAGGCGGTCTTTTTTCTTGTTCTTTTGCTGACTGTATCTGTGATTGACCTAAGAACAAGAACCATACCGGACACTATAAAGGCTTTGATTACCCTGACTGCGTTTTGTGTTTTTGAACCTTGGAATTTGCTGGGCATATTTGCTGCTTTGCCGTTTCTCCTTGCCGCTGTGTTTTGCGGCGGCATGGGAGGTGGCGATATTAAGCTGATGGCAGCCTGCGGTGTAGTGCTTGGATTACCCTATGGATTGTTTGCGGAAATACTGGGGCTGTTCATGATGCTTGGTTTTTACGCCACATACTGTTGCATACAAAAAATCCGCAAGGCTGAAATAATGAAATCCTTTCCTCTTGCTCCGTTTCTGTCAATCGGCTGTACTATCGCATATTTCATTAAACTTGAAGGACTAAGTCTATGA
- a CDS encoding MGMT family protein, protein MNQFFKQVYDIVEQIPYGMVVSYGQIAHMLGRPHAAREVGWAMRCCPDGLPWQRVVTKDGTIAGGIYADMRRDILETEGVIFLPDGRVNMDLCRWFG, encoded by the coding sequence ATGAATCAGTTCTTTAAACAGGTATATGACATTGTAGAGCAGATACCTTATGGGATGGTGGTTTCATATGGTCAGATTGCGCACATGCTGGGACGGCCCCATGCGGCGCGAGAGGTTGGGTGGGCCATGAGATGCTGCCCCGATGGTTTGCCTTGGCAAAGGGTGGTCACGAAAGATGGTACGATTGCGGGCGGTATTTATGCGGATATGCGCAGAGACATTCTTGAAACCGAAGGGGTAATATTCTTGCCTGATGGCCGTGTCAATATGGATTTATGCCGTTGGTTCGGTTAG
- a CDS encoding N-6 DNA methylase: MGKRVLENSFGSGNMLIEVVKRYIESCLNQNMLLQDISKNLAIDIYGIELDNQLYNSCLKRLNQISEEYHIPPVNWHLYNTNALTWESDVKFDLVIGNPPYITYKDIDLDSRTQIKQSFSSCAAGKFDYCYAFIESGIKLLSASGKLVQLVPSNIYKNVFAEELRMLLNPYISVIFEYPSKNIFAGALTSTSIFLYDKCTQEEYVQYQNITENKKLQIPRTSLSGKWMFANISPRKKKVVRFGDVFNASIVVIATDQIKHDHKRARDMHAYIYQNGGPYKVEFMEAYNGKCAYCGASIKILPKSMFEIDHFIYEKAPVFNGSKAAAGYIENLVLACHSCNHQKSSFIIEDTDRQYLYPDTEGIQKAFIRDDQYYIKISKECNENGVVKDFYKQLNLGGEIHRLDYLLMNMIGMNSKIVDKPEASQKIGQAIEMLRAKRNIMG, from the coding sequence ATAGGAAAACGCGTTCTAGAAAACTCTTTTGGCTCAGGCAATATGTTAATTGAAGTAGTCAAACGATATATTGAAAGCTGCCTTAATCAAAATATGCTGCTTCAGGATATATCAAAAAATTTGGCTATTGATATTTATGGAATTGAACTTGACAATCAACTATATAATAGTTGCCTAAAGCGACTGAATCAAATATCCGAGGAATATCATATCCCACCAGTTAATTGGCATTTGTATAATACAAATGCATTGACATGGGAGAGTGATGTAAAGTTTGATTTAGTAATTGGAAACCCACCTTATATCACCTATAAAGATATTGATTTGGATAGTAGAACACAGATAAAACAATCTTTTTCGTCTTGTGCAGCAGGGAAATTTGATTATTGCTACGCATTTATTGAATCAGGGATAAAGCTGCTGAGTGCTTCTGGAAAACTTGTGCAGCTTGTCCCCAGTAATATATATAAAAATGTATTTGCAGAAGAACTTAGAATGCTTCTAAACCCATATATTTCTGTCATCTTCGAATATCCTTCAAAAAACATCTTTGCTGGGGCATTAACATCTACTAGCATATTCTTATATGATAAATGTACGCAAGAAGAATATGTGCAATATCAAAACATAACAGAAAACAAAAAATTGCAGATACCTCGTACTTCTCTAAGCGGAAAGTGGATGTTTGCCAACATATCACCCAGAAAGAAAAAAGTCGTTAGATTTGGTGATGTATTCAACGCGTCTATAGTAGTTATTGCCACTGATCAAATAAAACACGATCATAAAAGGGCTCGAGATATGCATGCGTACATTTATCAAAATGGTGGGCCATATAAAGTGGAATTTATGGAAGCTTACAACGGTAAATGTGCGTATTGTGGCGCGTCGATAAAAATATTACCTAAGTCAATGTTTGAAATTGACCACTTTATATATGAGAAAGCTCCGGTGTTTAATGGGAGTAAAGCAGCTGCTGGATACATTGAAAATCTTGTGTTAGCCTGTCATTCATGTAATCATCAAAAAAGTTCTTTTATAATTGAAGATACTGATCGCCAATATCTCTATCCGGATACAGAGGGAATACAGAAAGCGTTTATAAGAGACGATCAGTATTACATAAAAATTTCCAAAGAGTGTAACGAGAACGGCGTTGTAAAAGATTTTTATAAACAGTTAAATCTCGGAGGAGAAATACATAGACTTGACTATTTACTGATGAATATGATTGGAATGAACAGTAAGATAGTAGACAAGCCAGAAGCAAGTCAAAAAATAGGACAAGCAATAGAAATGCTTCGCGCTAAAAGAAATATTATGGGATAG
- a CDS encoding helix-turn-helix domain-containing protein, translated as MDYKALLQPYRFLIVAALGEREASVKELLEKLPDIPQAAMYRCIKILEKASLIRKVSERKIKGAIEATYGLNFSMEKMSLEDGSVEAYLTAAYAVFFSYVHHKLAEHTPVVAQDNLQLSKFSTTIINIKKEEINKFTEETEALLRKYMAGDGDCYQLTTFLVPDGGK; from the coding sequence ATGGACTATAAAGCTTTATTGCAGCCTTATCGGTTTCTCATTGTCGCAGCCCTCGGCGAAAGGGAGGCCTCGGTAAAAGAATTACTGGAGAAGCTGCCGGATATCCCCCAAGCAGCCATGTACAGATGTATTAAAATATTGGAAAAAGCATCTTTAATTAGAAAGGTATCTGAAAGAAAAATCAAGGGAGCGATTGAAGCAACTTATGGGCTGAATTTTTCGATGGAGAAAATGAGCCTTGAGGATGGGTCTGTTGAAGCCTATTTAACTGCCGCCTATGCCGTGTTTTTTTCTTATGTTCATCATAAACTGGCGGAGCACACACCAGTAGTGGCTCAGGATAATCTGCAGCTATCAAAATTTAGCACAACCATAATAAATATTAAAAAAGAAGAAATAAATAAGTTCACCGAAGAAACGGAAGCTCTTCTGAGGAAATACATGGCAGGTGACGGGGATTGTTATCAGCTGACAACCTTTTTAGTCCCTGATGGAGGAAAATAA
- a CDS encoding virulence RhuM family protein, with translation MEDNDKKLKKPLQIRNSTAEFLIFTSQANENTIEVRVEDETVWLTQKLIAELFGVDVRTINDHLKNIYAEGELEEEATIRKNRIVQKEGNREVGRDVLFYNLDAIISVGYRVNSLRATQFRQWATGVLRNFSIRGYVLDKERLKNGTFLNEEYFDHLLEEIREIRASERKFYQKIADIYATALDYNPQTKITKNFFKTVQNKLHFAIHGNTAAEVIYNRADSTKEHMGLTSWENAPQGKIVKSDVSIAKNYLTEKEIKSLDRFVTMYLDYAESQAERNIPMTMEDWAKRLNAFLQFNEKDILENAGKVTAAIAKEFAESEFEKYRINQDKLFQSDFDRLTDSIKNEEE, from the coding sequence ATGGAAGACAATGATAAAAAATTGAAGAAACCTTTACAAATAAGAAATAGCACGGCTGAATTTTTAATATTTACTTCACAAGCAAACGAGAACACAATCGAGGTTCGTGTTGAGGATGAAACAGTCTGGCTTACACAAAAATTAATTGCCGAGCTGTTTGGGGTAGATGTAAGAACAATAAACGATCACTTGAAAAACATCTATGCTGAAGGTGAATTAGAGGAAGAAGCAACTATCCGGAAAAACCGGATAGTTCAAAAAGAGGGAAACAGAGAAGTAGGCAGAGATGTTTTATTTTATAATCTTGATGCGATCATTTCCGTCGGTTACCGCGTGAATTCATTAAGGGCAACACAGTTCAGACAATGGGCAACAGGAGTCCTACGGAATTTTTCAATTCGCGGATATGTGTTGGATAAAGAAAGATTAAAAAATGGTACTTTCTTAAATGAAGAATATTTCGATCATTTACTTGAAGAAATCAGAGAAATACGAGCCAGTGAAAGAAAGTTCTATCAAAAAATTGCTGACATTTATGCCACTGCTTTAGACTATAATCCACAAACAAAAATAACAAAGAATTTCTTTAAGACTGTTCAAAACAAGTTGCATTTTGCAATTCATGGCAATACTGCTGCAGAGGTTATCTACAATAGAGCCGATAGTACTAAGGAACATATGGGATTAACAAGTTGGGAAAATGCACCGCAAGGCAAAATTGTTAAAAGCGATGTTTCTATAGCAAAGAACTACCTCACAGAAAAAGAAATCAAATCTTTAGACAGGTTTGTGACAATGTACCTTGATTATGCAGAAAGCCAGGCAGAGAGAAATATCCCTATGACGATGGAAGATTGGGCTAAGAGGCTGAATGCATTTCTACAATTTAACGAAAAGGATATATTGGAGAATGCAGGGAAAGTAACCGCGGCTATTGCAAAAGAATTTGCAGAAAGTGAATTTGAAAAATACCGTATTAATCAGGACAAACTTTTTCAATCAGATTTTGATAGATTGACTGACAGCATTAAGAACGAGGAAGAGTAA
- a CDS encoding MATE family efflux transporter, with product MNSNDQRIQMMRDEKIPKVLVKMGVPVMIGMLVSAFYSVVDAYFVGGLGTSQMGAVSIAFPIVQVIVGLGMTFGSGAASYIARLLGKGDTDKANRTASTALLSSLFVMQEWPIPHYYI from the coding sequence ATGAACTCAAATGACCAAAGAATTCAAATGATGCGGGATGAAAAAATTCCCAAGGTACTGGTTAAAATGGGCGTGCCAGTCATGATAGGTATGCTGGTATCTGCGTTTTACAGTGTAGTTGATGCTTACTTCGTCGGCGGACTTGGAACCAGCCAGATGGGCGCTGTATCTATTGCATTTCCAATCGTTCAGGTTATAGTTGGACTTGGTATGACCTTCGGAAGCGGAGCGGCTTCTTACATTGCTCGCCTTCTGGGCAAAGGGGATACTGACAAAGCGAACCGGACGGCATCAACAGCACTGCTTTCCAGCCTTTTTGTTATGCAAGAGTGGCCTATACCACATTATTACATCTAA
- a CDS encoding MarR family transcriptional regulator — MKFKNKTKMSYTFLRIVAKISELDKKIRYYGTDHPLYEAEIHMIKSINENEGIHVTGLADMLGVTKGAVSQIIMKLEHKGMISKDTDPRNLSRLVLRLTSKGETAYLHHEKLHQKYEELFNTILENATEENKAFLKSFLNSLDERIDTFEKEKHSEF, encoded by the coding sequence ATGAAATTTAAAAACAAAACCAAAATGAGCTATACTTTTTTACGTATAGTAGCGAAGATTTCTGAACTTGACAAGAAAATTCGGTATTATGGGACAGATCATCCTTTATACGAAGCTGAAATTCACATGATCAAATCCATCAATGAGAATGAAGGTATTCACGTGACGGGTTTGGCAGATATGCTGGGCGTGACGAAAGGCGCAGTTTCCCAGATAATTATGAAGCTTGAGCATAAGGGTATGATCAGCAAAGATACCGATCCACGTAATCTATCAAGGCTTGTGCTAAGATTGACTTCGAAGGGTGAAACGGCATATCTGCATCATGAAAAACTGCATCAGAAATATGAAGAGCTTTTTAATACCATACTCGAAAATGCAACAGAGGAAAACAAGGCGTTTCTGAAGAGCTTTCTCAACTCGCTTGACGAGAGAATTGACACTTTTGAAAAAGAAAAACATAGTGAATTTTGA
- a CDS encoding ROK family transcriptional regulator: protein MTGAIGKNNSDLIEMNRSAVVRILQQQEVCSRADIARQTGLTQAAITKIVASMMEMGIVAEVGIITGSDNRRSIGLRLNADKHQIIGVKFARQMFAVGVFDISGKIYTHTETKYPFDEDPRKVLFAMKKQIHDMLNKYENVVSIGLAVPGPYLRDEGRIAVVTQMSAWHTINFIEEFKEEFNKPVFIEHDANAGALAEWLFGGHPQPLHTLAYFLVGDGVGAGIIERGRLFLGVQGTACETGHISVDIHGPRCECGNYGCLEMYCSAPAILKKVQERVPECLSSDNPQSSDACTAVFEAARAGNQKALDVVRETAEYIGYGCVTLINAYNPDIIIIGDVVSQGGDLLLPIIQEVVGQRVIPELHTRVRIKISDLKVDPTLYGAAATATDKVLQLPSKFSAAGKRGQEK from the coding sequence ATGACAGGTGCTATAGGCAAAAATAATAGTGATTTGATCGAAATGAATCGCTCTGCTGTTGTAAGAATATTACAGCAGCAGGAGGTGTGTTCCCGGGCGGACATTGCCAGGCAAACAGGTCTTACCCAGGCGGCTATTACAAAAATAGTAGCGTCGATGATGGAAATGGGCATTGTAGCCGAAGTGGGAATTATAACGGGCAGCGACAACCGCCGTTCAATAGGGCTTAGGCTGAACGCTGATAAGCATCAAATCATTGGGGTAAAGTTTGCAAGACAGATGTTCGCAGTAGGCGTGTTCGATATTTCAGGTAAAATATATACCCATACCGAAACAAAGTATCCATTTGACGAAGATCCCCGAAAGGTGCTTTTCGCTATGAAAAAGCAGATTCACGATATGCTGAATAAATATGAAAATGTAGTTTCCATTGGCCTTGCTGTTCCGGGACCTTACTTGAGGGATGAAGGCCGCATTGCTGTAGTAACCCAAATGTCTGCTTGGCACACGATCAATTTTATTGAGGAATTCAAGGAAGAGTTTAATAAGCCTGTTTTTATAGAGCATGACGCAAACGCGGGCGCGTTGGCCGAATGGTTATTTGGAGGTCATCCCCAGCCGCTGCACACACTGGCATATTTTTTGGTAGGCGACGGCGTGGGTGCCGGTATTATTGAGCGTGGCCGCCTTTTTCTGGGTGTGCAGGGCACAGCATGTGAAACCGGGCATATTAGCGTGGATATCCACGGCCCGCGCTGTGAATGCGGGAACTATGGCTGCCTGGAGATGTACTGTTCGGCTCCGGCCATATTGAAGAAAGTGCAGGAGCGTGTGCCGGAATGCCTTTCCAGCGACAATCCGCAAAGCAGTGACGCCTGCACCGCCGTTTTTGAAGCGGCTCGTGCCGGCAATCAAAAAGCGCTGGATGTGGTGCGGGAGACAGCGGAGTATATCGGTTACGGCTGTGTTACTCTGATAAACGCCTATAACCCCGACATTATTATCATTGGGGACGTCGTATCTCAGGGAGGGGATTTGCTGCTGCCTATTATTCAGGAAGTGGTCGGGCAGCGCGTTATTCCCGAACTGCACACCAGGGTTCGGATTAAAATATCTGACCTCAAGGTGGATCCCACCCTTTATGGCGCAGCCGCTACAGCAACGGATAAGGTGTTACAACTGCCCAGTAAGTTTTCGGCGGCTGGCAAAAGGGGGCAAGAGAAATGA
- a CDS encoding DUF2461 family protein — protein sequence MYNDNQHPQSEYLKNKSWYLEYSVTDEQILDEEFIFFATEIFVAMQPFNAFLNRALEKFEMPKRL from the coding sequence GTGTATAATGACAATCAGCATCCACAATCTGAATATCTTAAAAATAAAAGTTGGTATTTGGAATACTCTGTTACAGATGAACAAATACTTGATGAAGAATTTATTTTCTTTGCAACTGAGATTTTTGTTGCAATGCAACCATTTAATGCTTTTCTCAATCGTGCGTTAGAAAAGTTTGAGATGCCAAAGCGTTTATAA
- a CDS encoding Cof-type HAD-IIB family hydrolase has product MIAPETIQYKMVFCDIDGTLLDSTNRISSGTRQKIQELHRIGIPFILVSARMPSGIFPLQRELGIKAPIVCYSGALILNEQEESIKTVGIDREKAILIDDFVKREWKHVCCSAYCHYDWISGNIHDKWIVQEQSITASVPKEGKISDFIPQKGHIHKLLCMGEAVAITDLNDALKENFHGLSVYRSKDTYLEIMDGAVSKSGAVKYLCKAYQIPIEATVSFGDNFNDMDMLLATGTCFAMGNAPAEVKKQVRNVTADNDHEGVLAGLEQLKFAENRI; this is encoded by the coding sequence ATGATTGCTCCCGAAACAATCCAATATAAAATGGTCTTTTGCGATATTGACGGGACGCTCTTAGACTCAACAAACCGTATTTCTTCGGGTACCAGACAAAAAATACAGGAGCTCCATCGTATCGGGATCCCTTTTATACTTGTTTCGGCGCGTATGCCCTCGGGGATTTTTCCTCTGCAGCGCGAATTGGGAATAAAAGCACCCATTGTTTGCTACAGTGGCGCGCTGATCCTCAATGAACAAGAGGAATCAATTAAAACTGTCGGTATCGACCGTGAAAAAGCGATTTTGATTGATGATTTCGTCAAAAGAGAATGGAAGCATGTTTGTTGCAGTGCCTATTGTCACTATGACTGGATTTCAGGCAATATTCATGACAAATGGATCGTGCAGGAACAAAGCATCACGGCATCGGTGCCAAAAGAAGGCAAAATTTCTGATTTTATTCCACAAAAAGGGCATATACATAAGCTTTTGTGTATGGGGGAAGCCGTGGCGATTACGGACCTGAACGATGCACTTAAAGAAAATTTCCACGGGCTTTCCGTTTACCGCTCCAAAGACACCTATCTTGAAATTATGGACGGAGCTGTCTCAAAATCCGGCGCGGTCAAGTATCTTTGCAAGGCCTATCAGATTCCCATCGAAGCTACCGTATCCTTCGGTGACAATTTCAACGACATGGATATGCTGCTCGCCACCGGTACCTGCTTTGCGATGGGAAATGCGCCGGCAGAGGTAAAAAAGCAGGTGCGAAATGTGACGGCAGACAATGACCACGAGGGTGTGCTCGCGGGACTTGAACAGCTGAAATTTGCAGAAAACCGCATATAA
- a CDS encoding Fic family protein codes for MEYMSVQETALRWGISDRRVRVLCDENKIPGVIRKGRSYRIPVDAIKPVDGRKNRHKQIPKQFVSRFSRIDALKDKLNDHRPLTQGEIQRLREEFLVEYTYNSNAIEGNTLTLQETAMVLQGVTIDKKPLKDHLEAVGHRDAFLYVQDLITSNTPFTEYIIKQIHTLVLMDRPEDRGIYRRIPVRIMGAFHKPPEPVLVPELIEKLIAEFHSAKMHPIESAALFHLKFEGIHPFVDGNGRTGRLILNLFLMQNGYPPVNVKFVDRKRYYEAFDSYYRDGSSVEMTEIIAEYLEERSNIICRGNA; via the coding sequence TTGGAATATATGAGTGTCCAAGAAACAGCACTTAGATGGGGGATCTCAGATCGTCGAGTTAGAGTACTATGTGATGAAAATAAAATTCCGGGGGTTATTCGCAAGGGTCGCTCATATCGGATTCCAGTAGACGCAATAAAGCCCGTAGATGGGCGAAAAAATAGACATAAACAGATACCAAAACAGTTCGTATCACGCTTTTCCAGAATAGATGCTCTTAAGGATAAGTTGAATGACCATCGCCCGCTTACTCAAGGAGAGATTCAGCGTTTACGAGAAGAATTTCTTGTCGAATACACTTATAATTCTAATGCAATTGAAGGTAATACTCTTACATTGCAAGAAACGGCAATGGTATTGCAGGGAGTTACGATTGATAAAAAGCCTCTAAAGGATCATTTGGAGGCAGTTGGACATCGTGATGCATTCTTATATGTACAAGACCTGATAACGAGCAATACGCCTTTTACCGAGTATATTATTAAGCAAATTCATACCTTGGTCTTAATGGATCGACCAGAAGATCGGGGTATTTATCGTCGCATACCAGTTCGCATCATGGGGGCTTTTCATAAACCGCCAGAACCAGTATTGGTGCCAGAACTAATTGAAAAACTAATAGCGGAATTTCATTCTGCAAAAATGCATCCAATTGAGAGTGCCGCGTTGTTTCATTTGAAATTTGAAGGCATTCATCCTTTTGTGGATGGAAATGGACGGACGGGTCGCCTAATACTCAATTTATTTTTAATGCAGAATGGGTATCCACCAGTTAATGTAAAATTTGTAGATCGCAAGCGATATTATGAGGCTTTTGATAGTTATTACCGTGATGGCTCATCTGTTGAAATGACAGAGATAATAGCTGAATATCTGGAAGAACGATCAAATATTATATGCCGAGGTAACGCATGA
- a CDS encoding recombinase zinc beta ribbon domain-containing protein — translation MWGNISTILRNEKYIGDALLQKTYTVDFLTKQRVKNNGLVPQYYVENSHEAIIPREIFMQVQEELVRRRLIHKSPNGKNRVFSSSHCLSNIVFCGCCGEFYRRIHWYNRGKKSIVWRCISRLENTGLFCDTRTVPESQIEHVLVTAINQTWCDKDTFLATLQKNIEAVLESEKSQPLADVDKRLAELQEELLKRTGARSDYEDVVEEIYRLREDKQKLQMESAGRDEQKKRIADMGTFLQEQSTALTEYDEPLVRRLIEKVTIYDNKFTVEFKSDVTVDVDE, via the coding sequence ATATGGGGCAACATCAGCACGATCCTGCGGAATGAAAAATACATCGGCGACGCCCTTTTACAGAAAACCTACACCGTAGACTTCCTCACAAAACAGCGGGTCAAGAACAACGGCCTTGTGCCGCAGTATTACGTGGAAAACAGTCACGAAGCTATCATTCCACGCGAGATTTTCATGCAGGTGCAGGAAGAACTGGTGCGCCGGCGTTTAATCCATAAAAGCCCAAACGGAAAGAACCGGGTGTTTAGCAGCAGTCACTGCCTATCAAACATCGTTTTCTGCGGCTGCTGCGGAGAGTTTTACCGCAGGATTCATTGGTACAACCGTGGCAAAAAGTCCATCGTCTGGCGGTGCATCAGCCGTCTTGAAAACACCGGGCTGTTCTGCGACACCCGCACCGTGCCGGAAAGCCAGATTGAGCATGTGCTGGTTACCGCCATCAATCAAACATGGTGTGACAAGGACACCTTCCTCGCCACCCTGCAAAAAAACATCGAAGCCGTTCTGGAATCCGAAAAAAGCCAGCCTCTTGCCGATGTCGACAAGCGGCTGGCAGAACTGCAAGAGGAGCTTTTGAAGCGAACCGGTGCCCGAAGCGATTATGAGGACGTCGTCGAGGAGATTTACCGCCTGCGTGAGGATAAGCAGAAGCTTCAGATGGAAAGTGCCGGGCGAGACGAACAGAAAAAGCGCATCGCCGACATGGGCACTTTCCTGCAAGAACAGTCTACCGCCCTGACGGAATACGACGAGCCGCTTGTCCGGCGGCTGATTGAAAAAGTCACCATCTACGATAACAAATTCACGGTGGAATTCAAGTCCGACGTGACGGTAGATGTGGATGAATAA
- a CDS encoding MATE family efflux transporter: protein MDSSFKANQYLAEEPIKKLMLKFSVPCIVSLLVSSLYNIVDQIFVGRGVGYLGNGATNVVFPITIIALAIALLIGDGCAAYLSICQGKNDKEGAHKSVGNAVVILVASGIILTLFFIVLKDKILWGFGATENNIVYATQYFDYIVIGIPFFMFANGLNSLIRADGSPKFAMISSFVGCVINLVLDPIAIFVLNMGMKGAALATIVGQIVSAFLALYYLFHTNSFQFRKSSFHLSGKILQRIMPLGISSFLTQLSIVILMGVMNNILVSYGTQSKYGADIPLTVVGIVMKIFQIVIAVVVGIAAGSQPIVGFNYGAGLNHRVKQIYIIMMKAEIGVGVIATICFEIFPLQIISLFGSENGLYNEFAVIAFRLYLCTIILCCVQKATSIFLQALGKPVLSMGLSLLRDFILSVPLIIILPRIMGLEGVLYSAPIADLFSIIAVIVIMTGVLKHLSSKKIAQ from the coding sequence ATGGATAGTAGTTTTAAAGCAAATCAATATTTAGCGGAGGAACCAATTAAAAAACTGATGTTGAAATTTTCCGTTCCATGCATCGTGTCATTATTAGTATCATCATTGTATAACATCGTTGATCAGATTTTTGTTGGAAGAGGAGTGGGGTATTTAGGAAATGGTGCAACAAATGTTGTATTCCCTATTACAATTATTGCACTTGCAATTGCCCTTCTAATTGGAGATGGTTGTGCGGCATATTTGAGTATATGTCAGGGTAAGAATGATAAGGAAGGTGCACATAAAAGCGTTGGAAATGCAGTTGTTATTTTAGTCGCAAGTGGAATTATACTGACATTATTCTTTATTGTGTTGAAAGATAAGATTTTGTGGGGATTTGGTGCCACAGAAAATAACATTGTTTACGCAACACAATATTTTGATTATATTGTAATTGGTATTCCTTTTTTCATGTTTGCAAATGGATTAAATTCCTTAATACGTGCAGATGGAAGCCCAAAGTTTGCTATGATATCATCTTTTGTTGGATGTGTTATTAATTTGGTTTTGGATCCAATTGCTATTTTTGTGTTAAATATGGGAATGAAAGGTGCAGCATTAGCAACGATTGTAGGGCAGATTGTATCTGCATTTCTTGCGTTATATTATTTGTTCCACACGAATTCATTTCAGTTTAGAAAATCTAGTTTTCATCTAAGTGGGAAAATATTACAACGTATTATGCCCTTAGGAATAAGTAGCTTTTTAACACAATTATCTATTGTAATTCTTATGGGGGTTATGAATAATATATTAGTAAGCTATGGCACACAGTCTAAATACGGAGCAGATATTCCGTTAACCGTTGTAGGTATTGTAATGAAAATATTTCAAATTGTAATTGCGGTTGTAGTAGGAATTGCAGCAGGTTCTCAACCTATTGTGGGCTTCAATTATGGTGCTGGCTTAAATCATCGTGTAAAACAGATTTATATTATAATGATGAAAGCAGAAATAGGTGTAGGAGTAATTGCTACTATTTGTTTTGAGATTTTTCCACTTCAAATTATTAGCCTCTTTGGAAGTGAAAATGGGCTTTATAATGAATTTGCAGTAATAGCATTTCGCCTCTATTTATGCACGATTATTTTATGTTGTGTACAAAAAGCAACGAGTATATTCTTACAGGCACTTGGAAAGCCAGTATTGTCAATGGGGTTATCCTTGCTACGTGATTTTATATTAAGCGTACCACTTATAATAATTTTACCGAGGATTATGGGATTAGAAGGTGTATTATATTCAGCACCGATTGCGGATTTATTTTCAATCATTGCAGTAATTGTAATTATGACAGGGGTTTTGAAACATTTAAGTAGCAAGAAGATAGCACAATGA